A single Lolium perenne isolate Kyuss_39 chromosome 6, Kyuss_2.0, whole genome shotgun sequence DNA region contains:
- the LOC127309766 gene encoding laccase-19 yields MSLMAAAAAAALLAAVVAITAAEAALVEHTFVVRQMHMQHLCKDTLVTLVNGQFPGPAIEATEGDTVVVHVVNESPYGITIHWHGVKQRLNCWADGAGMVTQCPIQPNATFSYGFNLTGQEGTLWWHSHVSSLRATLHGVIIIRPKSGAYPFHKPDMDVPIIIGEWWHKDLTEVDKVYLNSNDNDPAAATINGKLGDLSNCSGKAEESYVLEVEPGKTYLLRLVNAALYSEYYFKVAGHSFTVVASDANYLRPFSTDVVAVAPGETMDVLMVADAPPCRTYHMVALAIEAPEPDPQLPLYISRGLVRYKNIDVQCGSNQGAVMPEMPDHHDTTTTFHFHGNLTGAAPGHPLLPQVRGPVDEHLYIALGQGSVCRGNRTSCKRGGSSESMLVAYMNNVSFHLPDKVALLEARYRGDASLSMVEELPSRPPPRAFNYTDPALIPVAPGGKEEAIEPTRKATTERRFRYNATVEVVFQSTAMMQSDSNPMHLHGHDFFVLAQGHGNYDAARDARSYNLVDPPVKNTVHVPRLGWAAIRFVADNPGSWFLHCHFEYHIAPGMATVVVVDNGPTPETTLPPPPTHLPKCSKMQE; encoded by the exons ATGTCTCTcatggcagcagcagcagctgctgCCCTCTTGGCCGCCGTCGTGGCCATAACAGCAGCCGAGGCTGCCCTCGTGGAGCACACATTCGTT GTACGGCAGATGCATatgcaacacttgtgcaaggacaCGCTGGTGACGCTGGTGAACGGGCAGTTCCCAGGCCCAGCTATCGAAGCTACGGAAGGGGACACGGTGGTCGTCCATGTCGTCAACGAATCCCCCTACGGAATAACCATTCACTG GCACGGTGTGAAGCAGCGGCTCAACTGCTGGGCGGACGGAGCAGGGATGGTAACGCAGTGTCCCATCCAGCCAAACGCCACCTTCTCCTACGGGTTCAACCTGACAGGGCAGGAGGGCACGCTGTGGTGGCACTCCCACGTCTCCAGCCTCCGCGCCACCCTCCACGGCGTCATCATCATCCGCCCCAAGTCCGGCGCCTACCCGTTCCACAAGCCGGACATGGATGTCCCCATCATCATAG GTGAATGGTGGCACAAGGATCTGACGGAGGTGGACAAGGTATACCTGAACAGCAACGACAACGACCCGGCCGCGGCCACCATCAACGGGAAGCTCGGAGACCTCAGCAACTGCTCCGGTAAGGCGGAGGAGAGCTACGTCCTGGAGGTGGAGCCCGGTAAGACCTACCTGCTGCGCCTGGTGAACGCCGCGCTCTACTCCGAGTACTActtcaaggtggccggccacagcTTCACCGTCGTCGCCTCCGACGCCAACTACCTCAGGCCCTTCAGCACCGACGTCGTCGCCGTCGCGCCGGGCGAGACCATGGACGTGCTCATGGTCGCCGACGCGCCGCCGTGCCGGACGTACCACATGGTCGCACTGGCCATCGAGGCGCCCGAGCCCGACCCGCAGCTGCCCCTCTACATCTCCCGAGGCCTGGTGCGGTACAAGAACATAGATGTCCAATGTGGCAGCAACCAAGGTGCCGTGATGCCAGAGATGCCTGACCACCACGACACGACCACGACGTTCCACTTCCACGGCAACCTCACCGGCGCCGCGCCCGGGCACCCGTTGCTGCCGCAGGTACGAGGCCCCGTCGACGAGCACCTGTACATCGCGCTCGGCCAGGGTTCCGTCTGCAGAGGGAACAGGACGTCGTGCAAGAGGGGAGGGAGCAGCGAGTCCATGCTCGTCGCCTACATGAACAACGTCTCCTTCCACCTCCCTGACAAGGTGGCGCTGCTCGAGGCACGCTACCGCGGCGACGCCTCCTTGTCCATGGTGGAGGAGCTACCGAGCAGGCCGCCGCCGAGGGCGTTCAACTACACGGACCCGGCGCTGATACCGGTCGCGCCCGGCGGGAAGGAGGAGGCCATCGAGCCGACGCGGAAGGCCACGACGGAGCGCCGGTTCCGGTACAACGCCACGGTGGAGGTGGTGTTCCAGAGCACGGCCATGATGCAGAGCGACTCCAACCCGATGCATCTCCACGGCCACGACTTCTTCGTGCTCGCGCAGGGACACGGCAACTACGACGCGGCGAGGGACGCGCGGAGCTACAACCTGGTCGACCCGCCGGTGAAGAACACGGTGCATGTGCCGAGGCTCGGCTGGGCGGCCATCCGGTTCGTCGCCGACAACCCCGGCTCGTGGTTCCTGCACTGCCACTTCGAGTACCACATCGCCCCAGGCATGGCCACAGTGGTCGTAGTCGACAACGGGCCGACGCCGGAGACGACTCTCCCGCCGCCACCTACCCATCTTCCAAAGTGTTCAAAGATGCAGGAATAA
- the LOC127310685 gene encoding BTB/POZ and MATH domain-containing protein 2-like: MAFAGVSLIVDGELCDQTMAPIDARADRGYHMLVIEGYSRSKDTPPTGEYIKSRPFLVGGHRWRIDYYPNGFDEDDEEFIAVFLVRDEDVEGQEVKAQAVFSFIDQPEFRMSTRVRKCQIPAHRRHGEKQFIRRDTLEASSHLKDDSFIIRCDVVVINAPADASTDKVAGETPPSDMQSHLSNLLLSDEGADITFKVGGQTFPAHRCVLAARSSVFKEQLFGATTVTKSNIVEINDMEAEIFYALLVFIYTDSFPDWDRLEDEEDDESGEEEEGYELADEYAMWLLQLIEAADRYALQRLKLICAEQLVEYTDMDRVADIIVVAERRQCRLLKDSCVELIKSHSSLYTVFTVDSLDQIIRTCSPSVLNELLSKFAT, encoded by the coding sequence ATGGCTTTCGCCGGCGTGTCCCTTATCGTGGACGGCGAGTTGTGCGACCAAACCATGGCGCCCATCGACGCCCGTGCGGACAGAGGGTACCACATGCTCGTCATCGAAGGCTACTCGCGTAGCAAAGACACGCCACCAACCGGGGAGTACATCAAGTCTCGTCCTTTCCTGGTTGGAGGCCATCGTTGGCGTATCGATTACTACCCTAATGGTTTTGACGAGGACGACGAAGAGTTTATAGCTGTTTTTCTTGTCCGTGATGAAGATGTCGAAGGTCAGGAAGTGAAGGCTCAGGCTGTCTTCAGTTTCATTGACCAGCCTGAGTTTCGAATGTCAACACGCGTCCGTAAATGCCAGATACCAGCTCATCGTCGTCATGGAGAAAAACAATTCATTAGAAGGGACACCTTGGAAGCATCAAGCCATCTTAAGGACGATAGCTTCATTATCCGGTGCGACGTTGTTGTCATCAATGCGCCTGCGGACGCCAGCACCGACAAGGTGGCTGGCGAGACGCCGCCGTCGGATATGCAAAGCCATCTGAGCAACCTTCTCCTGTCCGACGAGGGCGCTGACATTACGTTTAAGGTTGGCGGCCAGACGTTTCCTGCACACCGCTGCGTGCTTGCAGCCAGATCTAGCGTTTTCAAGGAACAACTCTTTGGTGCCACTACTGTGACAAAGTCAAATATTGTAGAGATAAATGACATGGAAGCTGAAATTTTCTATGCATTGCTTGTTTTCATCTACACCGACTCGTTTCCTGACTGGGACCGGCTTGAAGACGAAGAAGACGACGAatcaggagaagaggaagagggttATGAATTGGCTGATGAATATGCAATGTGGCTGCTGCAGTTGATTGAAGCTGCAGATAGGTATGCTCTCCAAAGGCTAAAGTTGATCTGTGCCGAGCAGTTGGTCGAATACACAGACATGGACAGGGTGGCAGACATTATTGTTGTGGCTGAGCGGAGACAATGCCGCTTGTTGAAGGATTCGTGCGTGGAGCTCATCAAATCACATTCAAGCCTGTACACCGTTTTCACGGTTGATAGCTTGGACCAGATCATCAGAACCTGCAGCCCCTCCGTTCTGAATGAGCTCCTCTCCAAGTTTGCTACCTGA